In Triticum urartu cultivar G1812 chromosome 6, Tu2.1, whole genome shotgun sequence, the following proteins share a genomic window:
- the LOC125514285 gene encoding chromatin modification-related protein MEAF6-like, which yields MDSGGGGGGSHKAASGSAPSAAAAAAAAAPNPTAMLSALMGKRAKLQEEVRSIERQVYDMETTYLQESNQFGSVLKGFESFLSSSKNTANLKRSRKFQVDERLFSLSSVTSPAVEEQLAARDEAREYAGRSKGASTPANGQGKPKKGGRPGGRDGKRIRPSNDPDLDDEDDY from the exons ATGGACTCAGGGGGCGGAGGAGGGGGGTCGCACAAGGCCGCGTCGGGCTCCGcgccgtcggcggcggcggcggcggcggcggcggcgccgaaCCCCACGGCGATGCTCTCGGCCCTGATGGGCAAGCGCGCCAAGCTCCAGGAGGAGGTCCGCTCCATCGAGCGGCAG GTTTATGATATGGAGACCACCTACCTACAAGAATCTAATCAATTCGGAAGCGTGCTGAAGGGTTTTGAATCATTCTTGTCATCGTCAAAAAACACTGCTAA CCTCAAGCGGTCAAGGAAGTTTCAGGTTGATGAGAGACTATTCTCTCTGTCATCGGTTACTTCTCCAGCG GTTGAAGAACAACTGGCTGCGCGAGATG AGGCAAGAGAATATGCAGGTCGTTCAAAGGGCGCAAGCACTCCAGCTAATGGCCA AGGGAAACCAAAGAAGGGAGGGCGTCCTGGAGGGAGAGACGGCAAGAGAATACGCCCATCGAACGATCCAGACTTGGACGATGAAGATGACTACTAA